The sequence TCCCCACGTCATGGTGCTGCTGCCAACCGGGGAAGTCTCTCCGTCTCCTCCTTGTTGGAGACCGAACGCGAACGCCTGCAACACCAATACGGTCCGACACCGTACGGCGCCATCGCGGACAGCCCCGCACAGACACTCCGCAGCGTGCGGACCTGGCTCGCGCGATGTCCACGGCGCTCGAAGAGGTCGCCCTGGCCGCCGGCTACGTCGCCCTCGGCCGCGACGACCGAGCCAGCCGGCACTCGAACTGGCACTGGCACTGGCACGGAGGGAACCGATGTCCGTCTCTCCCGTCCGGCGCCGACGGACCCGTGCCCGGCGTCCGCATCCGGAGCAGGGCTCGTGCCGGGCCGGGTCGGCGGCATAGCAGCTCCAACACACCGGATTCCCCGCGTCGCTGGCTGCCACGACGCCGTCGCGTCAGCAGTGCGTGCACGGGCGCTTGCGGTCTTGTTCGGCACAAGGCCGCACGCCCTGCCCTCGGCCCGCTGTTCGGGCAGCGGGCGGAGACGGCCGCAGCGCGCGCACCCCGGATCCGCACCGGGTGCCCGGACTGCTTCAGTCGGTCGAGGAGTCGCAGCAAAGAGGGCGGGATGTCCGCACTGCCGGCGGTCAGGGCGTCTGGGTGCCGCCGCAGAGTGGGCGTCGAGGCGGTGCAGCCCGATGTGCCGGTGAGCGTTGACCGCGGCCAGCGCCGCTGCGGCTTCACCCGGGCCGAGGCCGGGCAGCAGCTGGTGCAGGCGGGCCGTCGCCCGTGCACACACCACATCGGGCGGTTCGGGCCTGCTCACGGGAGAGGTGGACACCCCGCTCGGTCGGCAACGGCACCAGATCGGCAGTCTGGAACATGAAGATCACGGCCGTCGGCACAGCACTCTCCGCACACCTCAGCGCAGTCCGCGCCCCCGCTCCCTCCCGAGCCCGATCGCCATCACCCGCCGACACCGGTCAAGGGAGCCTGGCCCCCGACTGGCCCCGAAAACGATCAAGGGCCGGTCTCGGATGTCTCCGAAGCCGGCCCTCTGAACTGCGACTCTCTCGAGTCGGGACGACAGGATTTGAACCTGCGACCCCTTGACCCCCAGTCAAGTGCGCTACCAAGCTGCGCCACGTCCCGGTGCGGTCTGACCTGGGGTTTCCCCGGCCGAACGCGCAGGGAAACAATACCGCATTCGGCTCGGTGATCGCGCGCCCCTTTCGGCGTTGACCTCAAGTTTGGTTGAGGTTGCACGATCAACCGTATGACGATCGCAACGGAACAGTCCCGCACGTACGGCTACGACGACCTGCCCCGGCTGATGGCCCTGATGACCGGCGACGAGAAGCACGGCCCGGCGGCCACCTCCACGCTCGACGTGCTGTGGGTGCTCTACGACCGCGTGCTGCGGGTCACTCCCGAGCGGCGCACCGACCCCGGCCGGGACCGCTTCCTGCTCAGCAAGGGGCACGGGCCCATGGCCTACTACGCCGTGCTGGCCGCGAAGGGCTTCGTGCCCGTGGAGTGGCTGCCGGGGTTCGGGACGTACGACTCCCCGCTCGGGCACCATCCGGACCGGGTGCTCGTGCCGGGCGCCGAGATCGGCAGCGGGTCGCTCGGGCACGGGCTGCCGATCGGCGTGGGCACCGCGCTGGGCCTGCGCGCCCAGGGCCTGACCGATCCGGCGGTCTGGGTGCTGACCGGGGACGCCGAACTGGACGAGGGCAGCAACCACGAGGCGATCGCCTTCGCCGGGCCCGCCGGGCTGGACCGGCTGCACACCGTCGTGATCGACAACTCCTCCGCCAGCCACGCGCTGCCCGGAGGCGTCGCCGCCCGGTTCCAGGCCGCCGGCTGGTCCGCGGTGACCGTGGACGGCCGCGACCACGAGGCCCTGTACGCCGCGTTCACCGCGCCGCATCCGGGCCGGCCGCACGTCGTCGTGGCCCGTGTCGAACCGAAGAACTCCTGATCCTCCCCGCTCCCCGAAAGGGC comes from Streptomyces sp. SCL15-4 and encodes:
- a CDS encoding transketolase, with amino-acid sequence MTIATEQSRTYGYDDLPRLMALMTGDEKHGPAATSTLDVLWVLYDRVLRVTPERRTDPGRDRFLLSKGHGPMAYYAVLAAKGFVPVEWLPGFGTYDSPLGHHPDRVLVPGAEIGSGSLGHGLPIGVGTALGLRAQGLTDPAVWVLTGDAELDEGSNHEAIAFAGPAGLDRLHTVVIDNSSASHALPGGVAARFQAAGWSAVTVDGRDHEALYAAFTAPHPGRPHVVVARVEPKNS